The Chryseolinea soli nucleotide sequence CGTATGCGCAACCTTCCCGCTCTCGTTGTCTATTGCATACGTTCCAAAATACGCATCATAGCCACCCGCCGCGCTGGTATTATTTTGCCCTGCAGTAAAAACTTGTTTATTCGAACCCTCTGTCCGGTCGCGTTTCATAAACTGCGCCGAAAAACGATCCTTTGCATACGAAAGAATCCCCATCGGATCGGACCCCAACACGGGATCGATCCTCCGCTGTCCATCTTTGGTATAATCCTCCCGCGAGATCAACCACCAAATACCTTGCATGGCGGCCAGGGAAGCAGTAGAAGAAACTGAAGTGGTCATGGTCTTAATTTTTTTCTAAGATATCAATGCTTTCAGTATTTTCGGTCTCCCGGGAGAAAGTTCTATTTCATTTCGTAAATTTTCGCGGACGATTCATCACCCGAACGGGTTATTGCCCGCACGGGACTTTAGTGCGTACATTTCATGATCGTTTCGTCTAATCGTCATCACCATGAAACTCCAACAACCCCACCCCCAAACACGCTCGAGTTTTTATCAACTGTTTTTCAAAACAAACAAAGCTTTGTTGATGACGCTGTTCGCATGCATCGCGACCGCGTTCCTCGCGTCATGCAAGGACGATGAAAAAGAAAATGGCCCCACCGGCGACACCGAATTCAAACAGAAAATGCGGGCCTTCGTTATCGACATAAGCCAATACGCCAAAGCCACCCAGCCAAACTTCAACATCATTCCGCAAAACGGGATCGAACTGGTGAGCAGCAACGGCGACAATTCCGGCGCGCCACACACTGCCTACCTGAACGCCATCGACGCCAACGGCCAGGAAGATCTGTGGTATGGCTATGACAACGACGACCAGGCCACGCCCAATGACGTGAGCACCTATCTGAAAGAGCTATTGGCGATCTCAAAGAACGCCGGC carries:
- a CDS encoding lipocalin-like domain-containing protein, which translates into the protein MTTSVSSTASLAAMQGIWWLISREDYTKDGQRRIDPVLGSDPMGILSYAKDRFSAQFMKRDRTEGSNKQVFTAGQNNTSAAGGYDAYFGTYAIDNESGKVAHTLMGSITPSNVGMTVYRDLKVSDDRLVIQLETTTLEGEEIVRTLVWERIS